ggcagcacagcctgaggagtgtcagccacctccctgctgtgatgtgagagacgggacgaggcctgatgcaagccaagtgtcgatttattgcacaaagctttttctttatataggttaacataatgtcagaaggcagcttgtaattggtcattggtatgtccataccacagttgtaaattcatgattggctacagagagaaagtatcacacgaacgcatatatttttcagaaggcttaagcaaccgtcaagcaagagataaagggattccataattctgtcctaagctttgctttgttcttgtgaTCAGGttcctgcataactcccttaggtcacagtggcctctagggagccgacctgtctgtgttttccttctagctgtgctctgttcccagggtttgccacccatcagggttaaagcatctccttctatcagtaagacagtgtctggggttctggtccctaaatcaattccttcaccccccagtttgtatcatcagtgaattgctgagggtgcactcaatgccctcagccaggttgttaattcaagatattgaacaaaactggagccagtactgatccctgggggacaccactggccccaggcctccaagctgactctgtgccattgatgacaaccctctgaactctgttgtggagccagtttgcaatccacctcaatgaccaaccatctatgccacatctcctgagcttttctatgaggatgttatgggagactgtatcaaaagctttactgaagtcaagaaaGATGACATTCACAGCTCTGCCCTtgtctacccatttggtcatggtttcatagaaggctatcagattagtcaagcaagatCTCCCTTGTTGACTACTCCTGATATAACCCTCTTTACTTCcttgtggttagagatgacttCCAGGACTTCCTGGCAAAAGTCAGTCTCTGTCTCAGAGCCATTTGGTTCCTGGGAGCTCAGTGTTGGTGCAGCAGCCATCTGCATGAAGCTATGATTCCATGGCTggcttctcttgctgctgccCCATGATGGTGGTATCTCAGGGACATATTTAGGTTGTGCTTGATTACAAGGTGTCTGGTGAAAATAGGTCAAGTTTGGTATTTGAATGCCCTGGAAAAACTGGTGATGTGTTTGCCAGATGCATCAATATCTGCTCTGTTTGAAAGGACACTTAAGCCTGGAGGTGGCAAACCTGGCTTGGGAGTTGGAAATTTGATAGTGCTGCTGAAGAGAGGAGTCAGAGgtgtttctgtgtttgaaaTACCCTTCCAAGAGAGACTTTGCTGCTAGTATTTCCTGGCACTGAAAAGGTCTCTGAGAAGCAAGTTTAAAGAAGTCAGCTAGAATGAGCTTACTCTTAACAGATTTGTGTATTATTTTTGAAAATAAAGTCTGCAAGTCAGAGCAGTGAGCATGAGGTCCAGGGGTTGCACCCCTCTGCtctaggacaggctgagagaagacgccagggagacctaatagcagccttgtacttgaagggagctacaagaaggctgcagagacactgtctgcaaaggccttcagggacaggaccaggggcaatggcttcaaactagagcagagcagattgagattggatgtgaggaacaagttctgccccatgagggtggtggaacactggaacaggttgcccagggaggtggttgaggccccatgcctggaagcattgaaggtgaggctggaccaaggctctgggcaacctgatctagtggaggatgtgcctgctgattgcaggttggagtggatgaggttcagaggtcccttccaacccagaccattctgtgaggtTCCTAACCTTTGGCAGGCAAGAGTTGGGCAGCTCAGTCTAACCCAGTTGCATGGTGAGACAGGTGCCTCTGGGAGAGGACTGTCCCGTTTCAAGGTGGGTTGCCTGACTCGTCATCAGGAAACACTCCTTCTACTCATCCCTCTGGCTTTACTTAGCTCTGGGTttgccctgcagctgggttttcttttcctgtttatttgCAGTGGAATTTCAATCAaaaccccagctgctgctgctgcaaaaatggaaaaaagtttCCCTCATAAGTGGGCAGTGCTTGGCAGCCCCAGACACACAGCAGTGAAGCAGAAAACCAGTTCAGTGTGTGCATGGAGCTGGCAGTGGCCTGGCtgagcaagaagcagcagggaaggaggtcAAGCAAAGCTCAAACATAAATCCTCAAAATAAGACCCATGAGTAATGAAGGAGTGATGCAGCTGTGTGGTGACAGAGGGTGAATGTAATAAATAATTGTGTTTTTTAGTGTGCCTTTAGCAGTCACTTGGGTACAACAAGCTGTTGTTTGCTTCAGTATTTTACAGTGGGCTTTCTGTCCCAGCTTGCCTCAGTGCAAACTTTCCagctttttccctctctccttttcccaggATAGAAGCACACTGGCTGCTCAAGCTGGGCCCTCACACTGAGAGCAGTGCAGGCACTGGTCACTGCTCTCCTGTCACATGGAGGACAGTGGGAGCAGTGAAATAGGtgcagaatcattttggttggaaaatgctttaagatcattgagcccaactaTATATTAGGGATGGGATCTCTACACAGCTGCTCCTTAACCCATGGCCCCACAAAACACTGCTCCTGGGAGCTGAACCCCTCTCTCCTGGGgtgggcaagggaggtgatgtCGATGGGGCTTGCTACTTCCTGGTGCCCTCCGCAGCCAAGTGCAGGGCTGGCGGCTGGCTCTCCATGGGGGTGGGTGGCTCCAGCACCAGGGCCTGGAGCCCAGCAGGGTCTGGGTCTTGtcttccttgcctttctctgTCTACAGGTGAAGAAGGGGTGGTGGGTGCAAAAAATGCATCAGCAACAAAAGAAATCCAAGATCCAGTAAATaccaagcagcaggaaaaaaaaaaaaaaagacaaaaccagaaagaaatagaaaagtgGGGAGAAAAAGCTCTGAGAAGCAGGGTGGTTCTCTGACTCGTAAGAGGAGCTTTGGAGATATGGGGAGAGCttcccaaccagagcaggtacAGGTCACCTCATACTGCTGCTCTATCAGTGTGATGACAGCTATCAGTAGCTGGGCCAGGGGACCTCTCACTCACTCCATCAgctagagaagctgtggataatcttttcctctctgcctgtTTCAGCACAGAACATCGAGGTGGTTTCAGAGGAGCAGCCCTATGAACATCAACCACTATGCAAACAAGAAGAGCGCTGCGGAGAGCATGCTGGACATTGCCCTGCTGATGGCCAATGCATCCCAGCTGAAAGCTGTGATGGAGCAAGgaccttccttttccttctacaTCCCACTTATTGTGCTTATCAGCCTGTCCCTCACACTGCAAATTATGGTGGGAGTGCTCCTGATATTCCTTGGTATGTAGCAACAGCATGAACCATGGGCATGTATTGTTCTTACCAGATGCAGCCTGGCAGTTGGTATATAGGATGGTATGTAGACTGCCCACTTGTTTTTTACAGCTATTAAAGGGtcggtggtttgaaactggagcaggggagatttt
This genomic stretch from Indicator indicator isolate 239-I01 chromosome 15, UM_Iind_1.1, whole genome shotgun sequence harbors:
- the NINJ1 gene encoding ninjurin-1; its protein translation is MDSGSETHELNGRADGEEPGVVERHRTSRWFQRSSPMNINHYANKKSAAESMLDIALLMANASQLKAVMEQGPSFSFYIPLIVLISLSLTLQIMVGVLLIFLVRYDLNNPAKHGKLDFLNNLATGLVFIIVVVNIFITAFGVQKPAAESASSQ